The Comamonas endophytica sequence TTGTTTTTCACTGCCTTGGCATAGCCGATGAAGCCCCTGTTTCTTATGATATTCATGGATGCACGTGCATAGTAAGGAACCCTGGCGATTATTTTTGGAAATTTTCCATGCATCCTGGAGGATTTGGGTTTTTCTGCTTGAAGTTCGAGCAGAAGTTGGGCAATGTAATTTTCTTTGTCCTGTCGATAGGCCTCGAATTCTGTCAGCAGATCCTCCTTCGTGGAGATATCCTGTTTGAGGTGATGGATTTCCCTGTGGTGCAAAGACAATGCCAGTTCGTTTTTCTGCAGTGCTTTTTTGAGATTTGCTATTTCAATGATTTGATGTTCGGCTTGCTGTGCAAGATGGGAGTTCTCATTGCTTTGATTTTCCAGCTGCTGTGTGAGTTCGAGAATTTCATTGCATTGGGTTTCCGACTTTTGTGTCAGATCGAGGATTTCAATGCGTTGGACTTCCGCTTGATGCGTGAGCCTGGATATTTCTCTGCTTTGGTCTTCCGTCTGATGTGCGAGATGGGTTGTTTTGCTGAGTTGGGCTTCGGCCTCGATTTTCAGCTTGGATATTTCGCTGCTTTGAGCTTGCGCCTGATTGATGAGATCGGATATTTCACCGAGATGGGCTTCTGCCTCGTTTTTCAGTTTGGATATCTCCTTGCGCTGCGAATCGGCTTGCTCTGTGAGATCGGATATTTTGGCGTTGACATCGAAATGCCCTATTTCAAAATTGCCCAAGGTGGGTTTGAGAGACTGCAGCCAGGATTTTTCTGCGTAGATGAGCAGTATTTGCTCTCCAGGCCATAGACTGTCGGGCAGTTTTGTGCAGTCAATCACTCTGGACCAGATCAAGCGGAAGCTTTCATTCAGTTCGCCGGGAATATTCTCGGCAAGGAATGAATAGAAGTGCTCCGTGATTCTGTTGATTTCCCCATATGGCAACATCAGGATCAGGCATTTTCTGGTCCGGGTGATGAGCGAGTCCAGTGTTTTCCATGGATTGTGGAAATGTTCCAGAGTGTTGGAGGAGAAAACCATGTCGAACTGCTCTGCCTGTGGCGCCTGGCTGTCGACCCAGTTCTCGGATAGAAAGCGTATGGCGGGATAGCGGCCTGCGGCTTGCTGGACGGCTGTTTCGGAAAAATCAACGCCTGCCAATTGCTCGCAGGGGATATGGCTTCCCAGGTAATCGGTTCCATCGCCTTGTGCACATCCCCAGTCCGCGACGCTCAAGGCCTGGATTCTTATCTGCTGGAACAGCCATGCCGGCATGTTCTCGATGGCCAGCCTGGCAAAGAAACGCGACTGCCGCGGACCATCGCATGTTTCCCAGTCGGTTGAGAAACGATGGTTCCAATACGTGTTCGAATTGATGTCGGGGTTGTCTTGCATTTAGGTGCTTTGCGTCAGTTGCTTTATTGCAGGATGAAATATCCCAAACAGGCGTTCGTCGGCCAAAGAGGAAAAGTAATGGGCGCCTTCGAGATATTCGTAATAATGCGAAATGCTGCGGTTGAATCTGTTCTCCACTGCCACCACCAGAACGTATTTCCCGGAAACGAGGTGATTGATCGTGCGGAAAATCACTCTGAAGCGATCGCTTTCGGGCAGCGCGGTCGACTGTTCATAGGTGGTGGAGACGATGAGGTCAGTCCCCTGCAGGTCCTTGATGGAAAATGCGATGCACAGCTGTTCGCGCGAAACATCGGGCGGGATCCGCACATCGACGATGATGTGCATGGCCTCGCCCCAGGGGATGATGTCTTTGCGCACTCCCTGGACATTGCAGATCGAGGCAGCGAGAACCAGGCCCTTGTGCGATCCCCAATGCGTGACGGGGCGGTTGTCCAGGCCATGGGAGTTTTCGGGCGACCCTGCCGCCTTCCCGTTCGCTGCATCCGGTGGCGCCGGCCCTGCCATCTCCACCCTTTGCGCCGGGGCCGAAGATGCATCGTCCCCGAGCATGAATTCCATGTATTTCCCGGAGATCGGAAATACTTCGCCGTCTTCGACCAGTTGGCCGCTGTCCAGCCAGATGGCGCGCTGGCACAGGGTGCGCACCGAGCTCACGTCATGGCTGACGAACAAAATGGTCGCGCCGCGCTCCTGGATCTCCTTGATGCGCCGCATGCACTTGGCCACGAAGCGCGCATCGCCCACGGACAGGGCCTCATCGACCACCAGGATGTCCGGGTCGACATGGATGGCAATCGAGAAAGCCAGCCGGGCGTACATGCCGCTGGAATAGGTCTTGACCGGCTGGTCGAGGAAATCCCCGAGTTCGGAAAACGCCAGGACCTGGGCCATGCGCGCCTGCATGCTCTGCTGGGGAAATCCCAGTACGGCGGCCGTCAGCAGCACGTTCTCCCGGCCGGTGAACTCGGCATTGAAGCCCGCGCCCAGCTCCAGCAGCGCCGCTACCCGGCCCTGGATCGAGACCTTGCCGCCGGTGGGAGCGACCGTGCCGCAGATGATCTGCAGCAGGGTGGATTTGCCCGAGCCGTTGCGCCCGATGATGCCGACGGTCTCTCCCTTGCGCACCTCGAAGGACAGCCCCTGCAGGGCCCAGAACTCGCGGAAGTATTGCCTGGCCGGACTGCCCAGCAGCCGCTGCAGGCGCGGGAGCACGAATTGCTTCAGGCGGTCGCGCGGGTTGCCGTAGATCTGGTAGCACTTGGCGAGCTGGCTGACGCGGATGGCGATATCGTCAGAGCACATCGGAAAAGCCTTTCCTGGTCTTCTGGAACCAGGCATAGCCGGCCCAGGCGACGGCTGTCGCGGCCAGCGTGTAGAGCGCCAGCCCGGACCAGTCCGGCAGCCTGCCCCAGATCAGCACGGCGCGCATCTGCTCGATGATGAAGGTCAGCGGGTTGGCCATGAGCCAGGGGCGGTACTGCGGCGGCAATGCGGTGACCGGGTAGAACACCGGCGCCAGGAACATCATCACCATGGTGATGATGGCGATGGTCTGGCCCACGTCGCGCAGGAACACGCCCATCGAGGCAAGCAGCCATGCCAGGCCCAGCGTCAGCACCACGAGCGGCAGCAGGACCAGCGGTGCCAGCAGCACGCTCCAGTGCAGGTAGCCGTTGAACAGGAAAAAGGCCAGCAGCAGCACGCCCAGGCTCACGAAGCCGTGGAACAGCGCCGTGCCCATGCTGACCACCGGCAGGATCTCCAGCGGGAACGGCACCTTCTTGACATAGTTGGTGTTGGCAAGGATCAAGCCGGGCGAGCGGTTGAGCACCTCGGCAAACAGGCCGTGCACGATCATCCCGACGAACAGCACCACGGCGAACTGCGTGCGGCTCTCGTTGCTGCCCGGGCCCCAGCGCGCCTGGAAGACGACGGAAAACACGAAGGTGTAGACCGCCAGCATGAACACCGGGTTGAAGAACGACCAGGCCATGCCCATGACGGAGCCCTTGTAGCGGCCCACCACCTCGCGCCGGGTCAGCTGCAGGATCAGCGCGCGGTGGCGCCACAGGCTTGCGGCCAGCGCCGGCAGGGACGTGGGCGCTGGCGCGTGGGGATCGGTGGTCTGGAAAGCTGAGGGCATGCAAGGCCTTCGCGTGGATCAAAAGGGGGCCATGCCCGCTTCGGGCGGGCATGGAGGTGCGCAGCCGCCTGCCGTGCCAGCGGCGCTCATGGCAGGAGCTGCGCCGCGTCGAAGCGGCGCTTCCAGGTGTTGCGGGCCGCGAATTCCCGCGCGGCGGCGCAATCGTTCGCCAGCGCCAGCGCCGCGTCGGCCAGTGCGGCGGTGTCCTGCTCCGACAGGCTGATGAAGGTGCCGGGTTCCTGCGCGCGCAGCGCCATTTCGCCAAACCGGGTGGAGATCACCGGCAGATTCAGCGCGCGGTATTCATAGAACTTGATGGGATCGACCGAGGCCGTCAGGTCATTGCTGAGGAAGGGAATCAGGCCCACATCGAATTCGCGCATCGCACCGAGTGCCGCCGGATGCGAGCGCCCCGGCAGCAGTTCGATGTTCCCGGGCAGCGCCGCCGGCGCGGCATGGAATACCGGCCCGATCAGGCGGACCACGTCCAGAGGCCGTGCCCGGGCCAGCGCGATCACCCAGTTCCAGTCGAACCAGCTGGCGATCGTGCCGGCATAGCCGAACACCTTGGCCTGCAGGCCGTGGTCGCGCACGCGCGGCGCGGGCATCAGCCTGTCGTCGAGCGCATTCGCGACGCAACGCAGGTCGGGCCGCAAAGGGCTCCAGCATTGCTGCAGGCGCGTGCTCGTGACCCAAAGCGTATCGACCTGGCGCACCAGCTTTCTTTCGCGCCGGGCCATGGCCCGGCGCGAGATTCCGGTGTAGAACGCCGGGAACTCGTCCATTGCGTCATAGAGCGAATGCGCGTTCTTGAGCCGCTCGAGCACGGCCAGCGCGAATACGCTCGGCTTGCCGGCCACGACCAGCGTGTCGTGGCCGCGGGCAAAGCGCTCGAGCGCCATGAGCGTCGGGTGCCAAAAGACATTGATCCAGCCTGAGCCGGGCAGAGGCTCGATCGGCAACGCCAGCGGCTTGAGCACGCGCAGCCAGCGCGGCGGTGCTTGCGCGGCAGGTGTCGCGGCCAGGTGGATGCGCCGCAGATCCGACAGCCGGGGCAGCCGCGTGGGGTAGGGGTCGACCCAGATCGTCTCGCTGCCGGTGCGCGCGTGGAACCACTCGACGAATTTCTGCGGGCGCTGGGCGAAACTGGCCCAGGGCACCGGAGAAAGATAGATCAGGCGGTTCACGCGAAGTGCTCCCGCAGGGCCTTGATGATGCGCCCCGAGGCCCGCCCGTCGCCATAGGGCGATATCCCGCGCGCCATCGCGCGGTAGGCCTGCTCGTCGTCGAGCAGGCGCTGCGCTTCGCTGACGATGCGGTCGTGGTTCGGCCCCACCAGCTTGACCACCCCCTGGTCCACGGCCTCGGGGCGTTCGGTCTCGTCGCGCAGCACCAGCACTGGCTTGCCCAGCGCCGGCGCCTCCTCCTGCACGCCGCCGGAATCGCTGATGATCAGGTAGGCCTGCTTCATGGCCGCCACGAAGGGCGCGTAGTCCAGCGGATCGCACAGGCGGATGTTGGGGCAGCCGCCCAGCAGCTCGTGGGCCACATCCCTGACGTTCGGATTCGGATGCACCGGATAGAGGAACTGCACCTCGGGGTTGGCGGTGGCCAGCGTGCGCAGCGCGCGGCAGATCTCGCGCAGCGGTGCGCCGAAGTTCTCGCGCCGGTGCGAGGTGACGAGCACCAGGCGCTTTCGCGCATCGATGTCGATGCCGATCCGCAGTTCCCTGGCGGCAGCCATCAGCAAGGCATCGATCACGGTATTGCCGGTGACCAGCAGGTTCCGGTCCGCCACGCCTTCGCGCAGCAGGTTCTGGCGCGAGCCCTCGGTGGGCGCGAAATGCCAGTGCGCGAGCTTGCCGGCAATCACCCGGTTGGCCTCCTCGGGAAAGGGGTTGTGCATGTTCCAGGTGCGCAGCCCCGCTTCCACATGGCCGACGGGAATATGATGATAGAAACAAGCCAGTGCCACCGTCATCACGGTGGTGGTATCTCCCTGTACCAAGGTCACATCGGGATTCTCTTTTTCCAGTATCTGATTCACCTCGAGCAGCAGGCGGCCGGTTAAAGTGGTCAATGCCTGATTGGGAAGCATGATGTCCAGATCGATATCGGGCTTGATACCGAAGAAGTTCAGCACCTGGTCAAGCATGTTGCGATGCTGGGCTGTGGCCAGCACCCGGACCTGCGCCCAAGGCTCATTCTTCATAGCCAGAATGACAGGCGCCATTTTTATGGCTTCCGGACGTGTGCCTACCACACATAAAACACTCTTTTTCTCGGGCATTTCGATTCCTTGGAAGGACAGGCGCGGCTGAAGGACTTGCTCGTCAGAAGCCTTCGTGGATTATTAGGAAGCTCGTTCTCCGATTTCTATGGTTTTTCTGTAGATTCGCACGGTGAAATATTGCTTAGGAATATGCGGCAGTGCTGTAATCTTCGATTTTCAATACGTTGTTGCTCTGCAAGGTCAAATTGGTCAAATCGAAATAATGCGGCCGAATTCATGGCCTCGAATGCTTCGGGTGATTATCGCAGTTGCAAAGGATGGGGTAATTCCCTGCAAGCATGTGAAAATCCGATGATTATGTAGGAGCCGCGCTTGAACGTTCCATTGGCGAAGCAGGTCTTGCACCCGCAGGCGTGACGTGGTCACTGAAGCCTGGACCGCTTGCAAGTCTCCGCAGGGGTCTGGGCCAATGCGCACGCTTGGCCAGAGAAGCCATCGCAGTGACATGCACCATGTACGCCCGGTTCGTCTACAGAGTGTTACACTTGATGCCAATTCCGTCTTTTTGCTTCTTCTCCATGCAAATGCTCACTGCGTTCGATGCCCGAAAATTATCGGTGGCGGAATATGCGGCCCTTACTTTGATGGCGGTTGCATCTGCGGCAGTCGCCACACTCCTCAACAAGTATTTTCCGCTGCCGCAGGCGGTATTCCTCGCTTGCTGGTGCCTGGTCGTGGTGCTGCTCTCGCTGGCGCTAGCCCGCTCGATGGGCAATGCTTGGCAGAGTAAAAACCTGCCTGCGAAATTGTTCGTTGGTTTTTTGCTGATTGCGATTTTTATATCAGCACTTAAACCCACTTCCACAGGATTTTCCAGGCACGATGAAATTTACAGCTGGGGCATGTGGGGAGTGCAGCATGCATTGGGAAAGCAGCCCGACCTGTACTATACGGGTGCCGCATACCCACAATTCTTCTCATACGAGATCGCTTCCGTTTTCCTCGCGCAAGGCACTCACTTTTCACATTTTTTCGCCAAATTGATTGCTGGTTTGCCCAGCCTGTTGATCATCATCGTGCTGGGTGATTTCGTGGCGAAAAGCCAGCGCAGCTGGGTCAACTGGCTTACGTTGCTGCTATCCATTGGCGCCATCGCCAGTATTGCCAACCTGTTGTACTGGGCATATGCAGATCCGTTGGCAAGCGCCTTGTTGATCACCAGTCTCGCATTGATCCTGCAATATGCAAGGCGCCGTGAGTTGCGCCTGATGGTATTAGCAAGCGCCTGCGCGTTGATGGCGGCGCTGACCAAGCAGCCTGGATTGGTATGGTGTTTTGCTTCACTGCCGGCCATGGCGGCCTATGGAGTCTGGCGCTTGGGCTGGAAGAAGGAGGTGCTCGCTCCCTGCATTGCAGCAATGGCCCTGGCTGCCATCTGGCCGGTTTTTCTGGCCCCTTCGTTTGCCAGCAACCAAGGTGTGATGGACATTGTCACGAAAAACGGAGGCATCGTCGATTCGGTCTTCAAGTCGGTGAAGACATACGTTCTAGCAAGTCCAGGCATAGGATTCATACTGATCCTTCCAGTTTTGCTTGCTTTCAGGAGCAAGCCTCTTCGGTTTTCTTGGCTGTTTTTTGTATTTCCTTATCTGATCATCTGGTTCGCGCTCGGTTCATATGAACTGCGTCACGGAATGCATGTGATATTGATGTCTGTCTTGCTGGTCATGCATGCGTTGACATCGCAGTATCCCTTGGTTGAAAACCCTGCTTCTGCGCAGCAAGGTAGCGGGATGATCGAGCGTCACTGGATGGCTTGTGTTTCGTTCCTTCTCGTCATCCTGAGCATGTTTTTGGCATATCACCGCAATGCCGATGCGTTGAAGGATGGCAATAGAGCGATCTTCATTTCCCAATTCGGTTCTGATGCTGCGGAGGTTTTCGACGGAATCGTTGGCAGCCAGAGCCATGTTTTCGCATTCAGTAACTATCAATATGGAATATTCTTCAACCGGACTCCGTTGTTCCGCTTGGATGCGAAAGAGAAAAATGTTTCGGTGCAGACGCTCAGAAGCCATCTTCTGACTTCTCGATCGGCCTATGTATTCACTGCGGGTGATTGGGATTACGGGTCGTTTTCTGCAAATTTTCAAGCTCTCTCTCAAATGTGCCCGGAAGCTTTACAGTTGATGAAGAAATCCGAAGTGCAGCCTCAATTTTCAATTTACAGGGTGCATCAGGAATCCCTGCTGTCACGGTGCCAGCCTTAGTTCCAATAGGCATGAGGCTGACAGGCGGAGCGTTTGCAATGCCGTCAGTGTCTTCATGTATTGTTGGCCGGGTTCCTGTAGATCCAGTGCTTGCTGAAAAAATAACCATTGATGGCAACCAATGGCAAGGACAGGATCTTTCCCAGGATAGCCATGTCGAGCCAGGCATGGAAAATTGAAACAGTCAGGAGCGTGAGACAGTAGTTGGCCAAGACCACGCAAAGGTAGCGCACGAGCGACCCGTGCGAGTAAATGGCCTTGAAAGTCAGATTCATGTGCAGAAGGAAATTGACGCACAGACTTGCCGCAAAGCCTGCCGTTGTGGCGAGAATATAGTTCGTTTCCGACAGGATGAGCAGCTGCATCAGCCCGATGTCGAGCAGCGCGCAGAAAACGCCAATTGCCATATAAGTCATGAACTGGCGCATGTCGTCATTTGCCGCGGCGTGCAGAGGATAGATACGGAGAAATGGGTCGACGCGGGACAGAAGCTATGTCGTAGGAAATAAAGGAAAGAATCAACTGCAGTCCCATCAATGTCGGCATTGCTGCGAGCATTACCGTCCCGGCGGGAGTGGAGATCCCCTGATGGAAGGAGTTGAGCCAATGGTAACCACCATAGCTTATGCCGAAACCCAGCAGGGCAAGGCCCAGTGGCAGTTCCATGGATGCCAGCGACATATCGCGCAGGTAATAGTTATAGAAAATTCGCTTG is a genomic window containing:
- a CDS encoding ABC transporter ATP-binding protein, producing the protein MCSDDIAIRVSQLAKCYQIYGNPRDRLKQFVLPRLQRLLGSPARQYFREFWALQGLSFEVRKGETVGIIGRNGSGKSTLLQIICGTVAPTGGKVSIQGRVAALLELGAGFNAEFTGRENVLLTAAVLGFPQQSMQARMAQVLAFSELGDFLDQPVKTYSSGMYARLAFSIAIHVDPDILVVDEALSVGDARFVAKCMRRIKEIQERGATILFVSHDVSSVRTLCQRAIWLDSGQLVEDGEVFPISGKYMEFMLGDDASSAPAQRVEMAGPAPPDAANGKAAGSPENSHGLDNRPVTHWGSHKGLVLAASICNVQGVRKDIIPWGEAMHIIVDVRIPPDVSREQLCIAFSIKDLQGTDLIVSTTYEQSTALPESDRFRVIFRTINHLVSGKYVLVVAVENRFNRSISHYYEYLEGAHYFSSLADERLFGIFHPAIKQLTQST
- a CDS encoding ABC transporter permease codes for the protein MPSAFQTTDPHAPAPTSLPALAASLWRHRALILQLTRREVVGRYKGSVMGMAWSFFNPVFMLAVYTFVFSVVFQARWGPGSNESRTQFAVVLFVGMIVHGLFAEVLNRSPGLILANTNYVKKVPFPLEILPVVSMGTALFHGFVSLGVLLLAFFLFNGYLHWSVLLAPLVLLPLVVLTLGLAWLLASMGVFLRDVGQTIAIITMVMMFLAPVFYPVTALPPQYRPWLMANPLTFIIEQMRAVLIWGRLPDWSGLALYTLAATAVAWAGYAWFQKTRKGFSDVL
- a CDS encoding glycosyl transferase; its protein translation is MNRLIYLSPVPWASFAQRPQKFVEWFHARTGSETIWVDPYPTRLPRLSDLRRIHLAATPAAQAPPRWLRVLKPLALPIEPLPGSGWINVFWHPTLMALERFARGHDTLVVAGKPSVFALAVLERLKNAHSLYDAMDEFPAFYTGISRRAMARRERKLVRQVDTLWVTSTRLQQCWSPLRPDLRCVANALDDRLMPAPRVRDHGLQAKVFGYAGTIASWFDWNWVIALARARPLDVVRLIGPVFHAAPAALPGNIELLPGRSHPAALGAMREFDVGLIPFLSNDLTASVDPIKFYEYRALNLPVISTRFGEMALRAQEPGTFISLSEQDTAALADAALALANDCAAAREFAARNTWKRRFDAAQLLP
- the wecB gene encoding non-hydrolyzing UDP-N-acetylglucosamine 2-epimerase translates to MPEKKSVLCVVGTRPEAIKMAPVILAMKNEPWAQVRVLATAQHRNMLDQVLNFFGIKPDIDLDIMLPNQALTTLTGRLLLEVNQILEKENPDVTLVQGDTTTVMTVALACFYHHIPVGHVEAGLRTWNMHNPFPEEANRVIAGKLAHWHFAPTEGSRQNLLREGVADRNLLVTGNTVIDALLMAAARELRIGIDIDARKRLVLVTSHRRENFGAPLREICRALRTLATANPEVQFLYPVHPNPNVRDVAHELLGGCPNIRLCDPLDYAPFVAAMKQAYLIISDSGGVQEEAPALGKPVLVLRDETERPEAVDQGVVKLVGPNHDRIVSEAQRLLDDEQAYRAMARGISPYGDGRASGRIIKALREHFA
- a CDS encoding GtrA family protein, which encodes MRQFMTYMAIGVFCALLDIGLMQLLILSETNYILATTAGFAASLCVNFLLHMNLTFKAIYSHGSLVRYLCVVLANYCLTLLTVSIFHAWLDMAILGKILSLPLVAINGYFFSKHWIYRNPANNT